In Arthrobacter sp. MN05-02, one genomic interval encodes:
- a CDS encoding membrane protein, with protein sequence MTFLGARRGLQLLLGLFLYGFSLAMMIRATLGVSPWDVLSQGGSLQTGIPFGFMTNIIGGIVLLLWIPLRQRPGVGTILNVLLVGPSAEVGLALLDEPDALWARILLFTGGLVLLAVATGLYIGARLGPGPRDGLMTGIHHRFGLPIWLVRTAIEGTVLLLGWLLGGSVGLGTVAFALLIGPLVNLALPLFRIPERPRPAREAVVAGS encoded by the coding sequence ATGACGTTCCTCGGCGCCCGGCGCGGGCTGCAGCTCCTCCTCGGCCTGTTCCTCTACGGCTTCTCGCTCGCCATGATGATTCGGGCCACGCTCGGGGTGTCGCCCTGGGACGTCCTGAGCCAGGGCGGCTCCCTGCAGACCGGTATCCCGTTCGGTTTCATGACCAACATCATCGGCGGGATCGTGCTGTTGCTCTGGATACCGCTACGGCAGCGTCCCGGCGTCGGCACCATCCTCAACGTCCTGCTCGTCGGTCCGAGCGCCGAGGTGGGACTGGCGCTCCTGGACGAGCCGGACGCACTGTGGGCCAGGATCCTGCTGTTCACGGGTGGGCTGGTGCTGCTCGCCGTGGCAACCGGACTGTATATCGGCGCGCGGCTCGGCCCCGGCCCCCGCGACGGCCTCATGACCGGTATCCACCACCGGTTCGGGCTGCCGATCTGGCTCGTCCGCACGGCGATCGAGGGCACGGTCCTCCTGCTCGGCTGGCTGCTCGGAGGGTCCGTGGGTCTCGGCACGGTGGCGTTCGCCCTCCTCATCGGGCCGCTGGTCAATCTCGCACTGCCGCTCTTCCGGATCCCCGAGCGGCCCCGGCCGGCACGCGAGGCCGTGGTCGCGGGCTCCTGA
- a CDS encoding GntR family transcriptional regulator, translating into MVLSARRLAAELGSWRTVGPAYAALADRIRLLTLDGRIPLGTRLPAERELAAQLTVSRTLVAAAYARLRSAGYLESTRGSGSVVTVPGRGTPPQDDGGTAVVLDFSKAALPAAPQVGEAAARASRELPAYLNGNGYDPLGLPRLRQALADRYSARGLPTRPGQIMVTLGAQHAISLLARTLLGRSDTALVEAPSYPHAYEALKSAGRRLVPVAVDAHQGWDDDGLEQAFRRTRPTLAYVMPDFHNPTGAVMPPDQRARLMAAATREGTVVIADETMAELTIDGRPELPLAAHGPAVLTGSMGKTVWGGLRIGWIRGEEDLIQRLVQSRYTSDLGTPILEQLMALEMLGTYDELLRFRATQLAAGRELLESLLADRLPGWEVPHVAGGLCTWVNLGAPVSSQLALAARDRGLLLGAGPRFGIGGVFERFLRVPFSYPLEDTRRAVDILAAAWQSLDPAVQVQDDFAPALV; encoded by the coding sequence ATGGTTCTCTCCGCCCGCCGCCTCGCCGCCGAACTCGGTTCCTGGCGCACCGTCGGCCCCGCCTACGCCGCGCTGGCCGACCGCATCCGGCTGCTCACCCTCGACGGGCGGATCCCGCTCGGCACCCGGCTGCCGGCGGAGCGTGAGCTGGCGGCGCAGCTCACCGTCAGCAGGACCCTGGTCGCGGCGGCCTACGCGCGGCTGAGATCGGCCGGGTACCTCGAGAGCACGCGCGGTTCGGGAAGCGTCGTGACCGTGCCGGGGCGCGGGACTCCCCCGCAGGACGACGGCGGCACCGCCGTCGTGCTCGACTTCAGCAAGGCGGCGCTGCCGGCGGCACCCCAGGTCGGGGAGGCCGCGGCAAGGGCATCACGCGAACTTCCCGCCTACCTCAACGGGAACGGTTACGACCCCCTCGGTCTGCCACGACTGCGGCAGGCCCTCGCGGACCGGTACTCCGCCCGCGGACTGCCGACCCGGCCGGGGCAGATCATGGTCACCCTCGGCGCCCAGCACGCCATCTCACTCCTCGCGCGCACCCTGCTGGGGCGGTCCGACACGGCGCTCGTCGAGGCACCCAGCTACCCGCACGCCTACGAGGCACTGAAGTCGGCGGGGCGCCGCCTCGTCCCCGTCGCCGTCGATGCGCACCAGGGCTGGGACGACGACGGCCTCGAGCAGGCCTTCCGACGCACCCGGCCCACGCTGGCCTACGTCATGCCCGACTTCCACAACCCCACCGGCGCGGTCATGCCGCCCGATCAGCGCGCGAGGCTGATGGCCGCCGCCACGCGGGAGGGAACGGTGGTGATCGCCGACGAGACCATGGCGGAGCTGACCATCGACGGCCGGCCGGAGCTCCCCCTCGCGGCGCATGGTCCGGCCGTGCTGACCGGCTCGATGGGCAAGACCGTCTGGGGCGGACTGCGCATCGGCTGGATTCGCGGGGAGGAGGACCTCATCCAGCGGCTCGTGCAGTCCCGGTACACCTCCGACCTGGGCACCCCCATCCTCGAGCAGCTCATGGCCCTCGAGATGCTGGGGACGTACGACGAGCTCCTCCGGTTCCGCGCGACGCAGCTCGCCGCGGGCCGGGAACTCCTCGAATCGCTGCTGGCCGATCGGCTGCCCGGGTGGGAGGTGCCCCACGTGGCGGGCGGCCTGTGCACGTGGGTGAACCTCGGAGCGCCCGTGAGCTCGCAGCTCGCCCTGGCCGCCCGGGACCGGGGTCTGCTCCTCGGGGCCGGTCCTCGCTTCGGCATCGGCGGGGTCTTCGAGCGCTTTCTCCGCGTTCCCTTCAGCTACCCCCTCGAGGACACCCGGCGTGCCGTGGACATCCTCGCCGCCGCCTGGCAGTCCCTGGATCCGGCGGTCCAGGTGCAGGACGACTTCGCCCCGGCCCTGGTGTAG
- a CDS encoding glutamate dehydrogenase codes for MDAALFSVRDEVFRRNPGETEFHQAVVEVFDSLGPVLLKHPEFVDAAVLERLCEPERQIIFRVPWVDDAGTVQINRGFRVEFNSALGPFKGGLRFHPSVYLGIVKFLGFEQVFKNSLTGMPIGGGKGGSDFDPKGRSDAEVMRFCQSFMTELYRHIGEYTDVPAGDIGVGGREIGYLFGQYKRITNRYESGVLTGKGISWGGSLVRPEATGYGAVLFAREMLRTRGLDFEGQRVIVSGAGNVAVHAIAKAQQLGATVVACSDSSGYVVDEAGIDVGLLREVKEHERGRISEYADRRGAKVHFVAGGSIWDVGATVVLPCATQNELDETAAGSLVRSGVLAVAEGANMPCTPEAVEVFQQGDVLFGPGKAANAGGVATSALEMQQNASRDSWSFEHTEQRLTEIMVGIHDRCAATADEYGVPGDYVAGANISGFVKVADAMLALGIV; via the coding sequence ATGGATGCGGCTTTGTTCTCCGTGCGCGACGAGGTGTTCCGGCGGAATCCGGGTGAGACGGAGTTCCATCAGGCCGTGGTCGAGGTGTTCGATTCGCTGGGCCCGGTGTTGCTGAAGCATCCCGAGTTCGTGGACGCGGCGGTGTTGGAGCGGCTGTGCGAGCCGGAGCGGCAGATCATCTTCCGGGTCCCCTGGGTGGACGATGCCGGGACCGTGCAGATCAACCGGGGCTTCCGGGTCGAGTTCAATTCGGCGCTGGGGCCCTTCAAGGGCGGTCTGCGGTTCCACCCGTCGGTGTACCTGGGGATCGTGAAGTTCCTCGGCTTCGAACAGGTCTTCAAGAACTCCCTCACCGGGATGCCGATCGGCGGGGGCAAGGGCGGTTCGGACTTCGATCCCAAGGGCAGGTCCGACGCCGAGGTGATGCGGTTCTGCCAGTCCTTCATGACGGAACTGTACCGGCACATCGGCGAGTACACCGATGTCCCGGCCGGGGACATCGGTGTCGGTGGTAGGGAGATCGGATACCTGTTCGGGCAGTACAAGCGGATCACCAACAGGTATGAGTCCGGAGTGCTGACCGGGAAGGGGATCAGCTGGGGCGGATCCCTGGTCCGCCCGGAGGCGACCGGGTACGGGGCGGTCCTGTTCGCCCGGGAGATGCTCCGGACCAGAGGGCTCGACTTCGAGGGGCAGCGCGTCATCGTCTCCGGCGCGGGCAATGTCGCCGTCCATGCCATCGCAAAGGCGCAGCAGCTCGGTGCGACGGTCGTGGCCTGTTCCGATTCCTCCGGTTACGTCGTGGACGAGGCGGGCATAGATGTAGGGCTGCTGCGCGAGGTGAAGGAGCACGAGCGCGGGCGGATCTCCGAGTACGCCGACCGGCGGGGCGCGAAGGTCCATTTCGTCGCCGGTGGTTCGATCTGGGACGTCGGGGCGACGGTCGTACTGCCCTGCGCCACACAGAACGAGCTCGACGAAACCGCCGCCGGGTCCCTCGTCCGGTCCGGGGTGCTCGCGGTCGCGGAAGGAGCGAACATGCCCTGCACCCCTGAGGCGGTGGAGGTCTTCCAGCAGGGCGATGTCCTCTTCGGGCCGGGTAAGGCCGCCAATGCCGGTGGTGTCGCGACCTCCGCCCTGGAGATGCAGCAGAACGCCAGCCGTGATTCCTGGTCCTTCGAGCACACCGAACAGCGGCTCACCGAGATCATGGTGGGGATCCATGACCGGTGCGCGGCAACAGCCGACGAGTACGGGGTGCCGGGCGACTACGTCGCCGGCGCGAACATCAGCGGTTTCGTGAAGGTCGCGGACGCCATGCTCGCACTCGGAATCGTCTGA
- the uvrA_3 gene encoding excinuclease ABC subunit A (possible pseudo due to frameshift) produces MTEQTLVPDPSLTIREGAIAAWPGAWQGKNLRDVTSELGYDIDVPWRDLPEPARTWLLFTDEQPVVEVTPQRDRVAKPYKGRFWSAKSYVMHTLHDSKSAQMRDRVLPFMVSGPCGLCGGSGLRPEALAVTFGGRTIADANALPLADLAAHLEPAATIEQPSAAHRSSTSGEGTEVSATISRDLVQRLDVLVDLGLGYLSLDRATPTLSPGEMQRLRIATQLRSGLFGVVYVLDEPSAGLHPADVEPLLAVLEALKDAGNTVFVVEHNMDVVRRSDWIVDVGPLAGEGGGTIIYSGPADGLAEVPGSLTAPFLSRTAPSAAVRVEPRTPSAWLRLKGIHRHNLAGLDADIPVGVLTAVTGVSGSGKSTLVSAVLADAVGRHVRNDTPTDGEADDDAGAASAAVGDIRGLESIDRLVSVNQKPIGRTPRSNLATYTGLFDAVRKAFAATPEAKAKGFGAGRFSFNVQGGRCETCQGEGFVSVELLFLPGSYGPCPTCHGARYNEETLAVTLEGRSIADVLGMTVDDAAVFLGAIPGAARSLATLREVGLGYLRLGQPATELSGGEAQRIKLATELQRARRGHTLYLLDEPTTGLHPADVLLLLAQLRTLVDAGNTVVVVEHTMAVVAAADWVIDLGPGGGSAGGRIVATGTPREVAALDPGTSITAPYLAAHLEGRRPAVARP; encoded by the coding sequence GTGACGGAGCAGACGCTCGTCCCGGACCCGTCCCTGACCATCCGTGAGGGAGCGATCGCGGCCTGGCCCGGTGCGTGGCAGGGCAAGAACCTCCGCGACGTCACCAGCGAGCTCGGGTACGACATCGACGTCCCCTGGCGGGACCTGCCGGAGCCGGCGCGGACCTGGCTCCTGTTCACCGACGAGCAGCCCGTCGTCGAGGTGACCCCTCAGCGCGACCGCGTGGCCAAGCCCTACAAGGGACGTTTCTGGAGTGCCAAGAGCTACGTCATGCACACGCTGCACGACTCCAAGAGTGCGCAGATGCGCGATCGCGTCCTGCCCTTCATGGTGTCCGGACCCTGTGGGCTGTGCGGGGGCAGCGGCCTGCGTCCCGAAGCGCTCGCCGTGACGTTCGGTGGACGAACGATCGCGGACGCGAATGCCCTGCCGCTCGCCGATCTGGCCGCCCACCTCGAGCCGGCCGCGACGATCGAGCAGCCGTCGGCCGCCCACCGGTCCTCCACCTCGGGAGAAGGCACGGAGGTGTCGGCCACCATCAGCCGCGACCTCGTCCAGCGACTGGACGTCCTGGTCGACCTCGGCCTCGGGTACCTCAGTCTCGACCGGGCGACGCCGACGCTCTCGCCGGGCGAGATGCAGCGACTGCGCATCGCCACGCAGCTCCGGTCCGGCCTCTTCGGTGTCGTCTACGTGCTCGACGAGCCGTCGGCCGGCCTGCACCCCGCCGACGTCGAGCCGCTCCTCGCCGTGCTGGAAGCCCTGAAGGACGCGGGGAACACCGTCTTCGTGGTCGAGCACAACATGGACGTGGTCCGGCGGTCGGACTGGATCGTCGACGTCGGTCCGCTCGCCGGGGAGGGCGGGGGGACCATCATCTACAGCGGTCCCGCCGACGGCCTTGCGGAGGTCCCGGGGTCCCTGACGGCCCCCTTCCTGTCGCGGACAGCACCGTCCGCCGCCGTGCGGGTCGAGCCACGGACGCCCTCGGCGTGGCTGCGGCTGAAGGGGATCCACCGCCACAACCTGGCGGGGCTCGACGCCGACATCCCGGTGGGGGTGCTGACGGCCGTGACGGGTGTCTCCGGTTCCGGCAAGTCCACCCTGGTGAGTGCGGTCCTCGCCGATGCGGTCGGACGGCACGTCCGCAACGACACGCCGACGGACGGTGAGGCGGACGACGACGCCGGTGCTGCCTCCGCCGCGGTCGGGGACATCCGGGGCCTCGAGTCCATCGACCGGCTGGTCAGCGTGAACCAGAAGCCGATCGGCAGGACGCCGCGTTCCAACCTCGCCACCTACACGGGTCTCTTCGATGCGGTGCGGAAGGCCTTCGCGGCGACGCCCGAGGCGAAGGCGAAGGGTTTCGGAGCGGGCCGGTTCTCCTTCAACGTGCAGGGCGGCCGGTGCGAGACCTGTCAGGGTGAGGGCTTCGTGTCGGTCGAGCTGCTCTTCCTGCCCGGCAGCTACGGGCCCTGCCCCACGTGCCACGGTGCCCGCTACAACGAGGAGACCCTGGCGGTCACCCTCGAGGGACGCAGCATCGCCGACGTCCTCGGGATGACGGTCGACGACGCGGCGGTCTTCCTCGGCGCCATCCCGGGCGCGGCCCGCTCCCTCGCCACGCTCCGCGAGGTCGGGCTCGGGTACCTGCGGCTGGGCCAGCCGGCCACCGAGTTGTCCGGCGGAGAGGCCCAGCGCATCAAGCTCGCCACCGAACTGCAGCGTGCGCGGCGCGGCCATACGCTCTACCTCCTCGACGAACCCACCACGGGACTGCATCCGGCCGACGTTCTCCTGCTCCTCGCCCAGCTGCGGACACTCGTGGACGCCGGCAACACGGTGGTCGTCGTGGAACACACCATGGCCGTCGTGGCGGCCGCCGACTGGGTGATCGACCTCGGCCCGGGCGGCGGCTCGGCCGGAGGGAGGATCGTCGCCACCGGCACCCCGAGGGAGGTCGCCGCACTCGATCCGGGGACGAGCATCACGGCCCCGTACCTCGCGGCCCATCTCGAGGGGCGCCGTCCTGCGGTGGCGCGGCCGTGA
- a CDS encoding hypothetical protein (possible pseudo due to frameshift): MRGAGENNLRGIDVDCPRDAVVAFTGVSGSGKSSLAFGTIYAEAQRRYLESVAPYARRLIQQGHTPHVGSITGLPPAVALQQRRGTPSVRSTVGTLTTISNSPPHAVLTGRNVSGRCSRPAGVGCLLTEHGLGSLSPLPRPRHRPGRDGADARPGPVPDHP; the protein is encoded by the coding sequence GTGCGCGGCGCCGGCGAGAACAACCTGCGCGGGATCGACGTGGACTGCCCCCGGGACGCCGTCGTCGCCTTCACGGGCGTCTCGGGTTCGGGGAAGTCCTCGCTCGCGTTCGGGACCATCTACGCGGAAGCCCAGCGCCGCTACCTCGAATCCGTGGCCCCCTACGCGCGCAGGCTGATCCAGCAGGGGCACACCCCCCACGTCGGCTCGATCACCGGGCTTCCTCCCGCCGTCGCCCTGCAGCAGCGCCGCGGCACTCCGAGCGTGCGCTCCACCGTGGGGACCCTCACCACCATCTCGAACTCCCCTCCGCATGCTGTACTCACGGGCCGGAACGTATCCGGCCGCTGCAGCAGGCCGGCTGGAGTCGGATGCCTTCTCACCGAACACGGCCTCGGGAGCCTGTCCCCGCTGCCACGGCCTCGGCATCGCCCGGGACGTGACGGAGCAGACGCTCGTCCCGGACCCGTCCCTGACCATCCGTGA
- a CDS encoding dihydrolipoamide acetyltransferase component of pyruvate dehydrogenase complex produces the protein MSWLVAEGDTVAVDQPVAEVETAKSVVEVPSPFAGTVAVLHGRPGEVLDVGAPFLSVRPEGSEMRVPAAAAIGGEAVGHAAAALREDAGVPTSATSGNDAPPVEGGSGNVLIGYGTPGSLTGGRTRPRKGAATAARAAASPPAATTAVRAGSVPSTGPAGGRAPICVSPLVRKLARDHGLRLDTISGTGQAGLILRRDVEQAVAARIDGPPSSPDRVRAVDAAPERLSSPPDSRSGLTVLERTPLRGVRRTIADAMTRSRREIPEATVWVDVDVTPLVELREAMKRRTPDAVPGILAFVARFVVAGLARYPELNSRIATADDGTQELVRVDGVNLGIAAQTDRGLVVPSVRRADTLSARELDAEIRRLATLAREGRATPSDLSSGTFTLNNYGVFGVDGSAAIINHPESAILGLGRIIDRPWVVDGTLAVRKVSELTLAFDHRVCDGGTAGGFLRFVADALENPGGMLADL, from the coding sequence GTGTCCTGGCTCGTCGCGGAGGGCGATACCGTCGCCGTCGACCAGCCCGTCGCCGAGGTGGAGACCGCGAAATCCGTGGTCGAGGTGCCGTCCCCCTTCGCCGGGACCGTGGCCGTCCTGCACGGCAGGCCGGGCGAGGTGCTCGACGTCGGAGCGCCGTTCCTGTCGGTCCGTCCGGAGGGCTCCGAGATGCGCGTCCCCGCTGCGGCCGCCATCGGGGGAGAGGCCGTCGGGCACGCCGCGGCCGCCCTGCGGGAGGACGCGGGCGTCCCGACGTCGGCGACCAGCGGCAACGATGCGCCGCCCGTGGAGGGAGGGTCGGGGAACGTGCTGATCGGCTACGGCACACCCGGCAGCCTCACCGGAGGGCGGACGCGTCCGCGCAAGGGAGCCGCGACAGCTGCCCGGGCTGCAGCATCCCCACCTGCCGCCACGACGGCGGTCCGGGCCGGATCGGTGCCATCCACCGGACCCGCCGGCGGAAGGGCGCCGATCTGCGTGTCCCCGCTGGTCCGCAAGCTGGCCCGGGACCACGGGCTGCGCCTCGACACCATCAGCGGAACGGGGCAGGCGGGACTCATCCTGCGCCGCGACGTCGAGCAGGCCGTCGCAGCGCGGATCGATGGACCGCCGAGCAGCCCGGACCGCGTGCGGGCCGTCGACGCCGCTCCTGAACGACTATCCTCCCCGCCCGACTCCCGCTCGGGGCTCACGGTCCTCGAGCGCACCCCGTTGCGCGGTGTGCGCCGCACCATCGCGGACGCGATGACCCGCAGCCGGCGCGAGATCCCCGAGGCGACCGTCTGGGTGGACGTCGACGTCACGCCCCTCGTCGAGCTGCGGGAGGCGATGAAGCGGCGTACGCCCGATGCCGTCCCGGGCATCCTGGCCTTCGTGGCACGCTTCGTGGTCGCGGGCCTCGCCCGGTACCCGGAGCTGAACAGCCGGATCGCCACCGCCGACGACGGCACCCAGGAACTGGTCCGGGTGGACGGCGTCAACCTCGGCATCGCCGCGCAGACGGACCGCGGGCTCGTGGTGCCCAGTGTCCGCCGGGCGGACACCCTGTCGGCGCGTGAGCTCGACGCCGAGATCCGCCGGCTGGCGACACTCGCCCGCGAGGGGAGGGCGACGCCGTCCGACCTGTCCTCCGGCACGTTCACCCTCAACAACTACGGGGTGTTCGGCGTCGACGGCAGTGCGGCGATCATCAACCACCCGGAGTCGGCCATCCTCGGACTGGGCAGGATCATCGACCGCCCCTGGGTGGTCGACGGCACGCTGGCCGTGCGGAAGGTCAGCGAGCTGACGCTCGCCTTCGACCACCGGGTGTGCGACGGCGGCACCGCGGGCGGATTCCTCCGTTTCGTGGCGGACGCCCTGGAGAACCCGGGCGGGATGCTCGCCGACCTGTAG